A portion of the Francisella uliginis genome contains these proteins:
- a CDS encoding site-2 protease family protein translates to MDINHILITLLMAGIPLIFAITMHEAAHGLIAKIRGDNTAYNLGRVTLNPVSHIDPIGTIAIPGLMLLSSMAAGFPFIFGWAKPVPVDYNKLKKPRQDMALVALAGPLANFIMAILWAVVAKYITLHPYIQGMAFYGIMINIVLMILNLIPIPPLDGSKIVTAFLPQSLAFKYNSIQRYGFFILLALIIIPFNGSNLLFYIMKPFIVAITNLIQLIVF, encoded by the coding sequence ATGGACATAAATCACATTCTAATAACTCTATTAATGGCAGGAATTCCATTGATATTTGCCATAACTATGCATGAGGCTGCTCATGGACTTATAGCAAAAATAAGAGGAGATAATACAGCATATAACCTTGGTAGAGTTACTTTAAACCCTGTTTCACATATAGATCCTATTGGAACTATAGCTATTCCAGGATTGATGTTATTATCTTCAATGGCTGCGGGATTCCCTTTTATTTTTGGATGGGCTAAACCCGTGCCTGTAGATTATAATAAATTAAAAAAACCTAGACAAGATATGGCTCTAGTTGCTCTAGCTGGCCCTCTAGCAAATTTTATAATGGCTATATTATGGGCTGTAGTAGCAAAATATATAACCTTACACCCATATATACAAGGCATGGCCTTTTACGGTATTATGATAAATATAGTTCTAATGATTTTAAATCTAATACCAATTCCTCCACTAGATGGAAGTAAGATAGTGACAGCTTTTCTACCACAGTCTTTAGCATTCAAATACAATAGTATACAAAGATATGGCTTTTTTATTTTACTTGCCTTAATTATTATTCCTTTCAATGGCTCAAATTTATTGTTCTATATTATGAAGCCATTTATAGTAGCAATTACAAATCTTATTCAACTTATTGTCTTCTAA
- a CDS encoding ligand-gated ion channel, whose translation MLKLSNSLIFIMLIMLSMNAFSYGSTPPEKPTTVYTTAFITDIQNLDEVNEQIQADTIFKFKWHDPRLAFDSKKEDTEYKIYQGDFQHDEIFEGWRPQVSIINEIGNPQIKSRQLRIYPNGDVLYTEQRTLVLETPMQLRKFPFDKQKLSAHIIPFGYNANEVQLKVDPDYKITVKDYIKDHPNVNIAEWQLINFNLKSSTPVKQYYGKPSKISMLDFNISLERKPVNILLKVLVPLSLLVLAMWAVFWMDTQALSDRLNISFIGILSVIAYQFLVEGEMPDIDYLTFTDGFLLLSFSILFSTVLESLIVYWLVKTNKQSLAKGVDIFSRAAFPLTYIGLIFLLYLVYLR comes from the coding sequence ATGCTAAAACTATCTAACTCTCTAATATTTATTATGCTAATTATGTTATCGATGAATGCATTTTCATATGGTAGCACACCTCCGGAAAAGCCAACGACTGTATACACAACAGCTTTTATTACAGATATTCAAAATCTTGATGAAGTAAATGAACAAATTCAAGCTGATACTATATTTAAGTTTAAATGGCATGATCCAAGATTAGCATTTGACTCAAAAAAAGAAGATACCGAATATAAAATTTATCAGGGAGACTTCCAGCATGATGAAATTTTCGAAGGGTGGAGACCACAAGTATCTATAATAAATGAAATAGGAAATCCTCAAATAAAATCTAGGCAGCTTAGAATTTATCCTAATGGTGATGTGCTTTATACAGAGCAAAGAACTCTAGTTTTAGAAACACCTATGCAACTTAGAAAATTTCCTTTTGATAAACAAAAACTTAGTGCTCATATTATTCCATTTGGATACAATGCAAATGAAGTTCAATTAAAAGTAGATCCTGATTATAAAATTACAGTTAAAGACTATATTAAAGATCACCCTAATGTTAATATTGCAGAATGGCAACTTATAAACTTTAACCTAAAAAGTAGTACTCCTGTCAAACAGTACTATGGTAAACCAAGTAAAATATCTATGCTTGATTTTAACATCTCATTAGAAAGAAAACCTGTAAATATATTGTTAAAAGTATTAGTTCCTCTATCTTTATTAGTTTTAGCAATGTGGGCAGTTTTTTGGATGGATACACAAGCTCTATCTGATAGACTGAATATTTCTTTTATTGGTATACTTTCTGTAATTGCTTATCAGTTTTTAGTTGAAGGAGAAATGCCAGATATTGATTATCTAACTTTTACTGATGGTTTCTTATTACTATCTTTCTCCATATTATTCTCTACAGTATTAGAGAGTTTAATAGTATATTGGCTAGTCAAAACAAACAAGCAATCATTAGCTAAAGGTGTAGATATCTTTTCAAGAGCTGCATTTCCGCTAACCTATATCGGCCTAATATTTCTTCTTTATCTTGTTTACTTGCGTTAA
- the asd gene encoding archaetidylserine decarboxylase (Phosphatidylserine decarboxylase is synthesized as a single chain precursor. Generation of the pyruvoyl active site from a Ser is coupled to cleavage of a Gly-Ser bond between the larger (beta) and smaller (alpha chains). It is an integral membrane protein.), translating to MKDNLFIFLQYLLPHGLTSRLVSRLAESKNKAIKNYLINLAIKKFKINIDEAKETNPDNYLSFNDFFTRELKDDVRPLSEDPKIITSPADGVLSEFGNIESGTLIQAKGKTFTLESLIANSSQTDFTKFATIYLSPKDYHRVHMPIDGKLTKMVYIPGKLYSVNKLTTSKIDNLFAKNERLVCYFDTQIGEVAVIFVGALLVAGIETVWHGKVAPSYYRNVQTWDYKGSEFDIKFKKGDTIGWFNYGSTVIILTPGEKVSFKSDKSDLAIQVNQDLAFIVE from the coding sequence ATGAAAGATAACTTATTTATATTTTTACAATATTTACTACCACATGGTTTAACATCACGTTTAGTAAGTAGACTTGCTGAATCAAAAAATAAAGCTATAAAAAACTACTTAATTAACTTAGCCATAAAGAAATTTAAAATAAACATTGATGAAGCAAAAGAAACTAATCCAGATAACTATTTATCATTTAATGACTTCTTTACACGAGAGTTAAAAGATGATGTAAGACCTCTAAGCGAAGATCCAAAAATTATAACATCTCCTGCCGATGGTGTTTTAAGTGAATTTGGAAATATAGAAAGTGGCACCCTTATCCAAGCGAAAGGAAAAACTTTTACCTTAGAATCATTGATAGCAAATAGTTCTCAAACAGATTTCACAAAATTTGCAACAATATACTTATCGCCTAAAGATTATCATAGAGTTCATATGCCTATAGACGGTAAATTGACAAAAATGGTTTATATACCCGGTAAACTCTATTCTGTTAATAAATTAACTACAAGTAAAATAGATAACCTATTTGCCAAAAATGAAAGATTGGTTTGTTATTTTGATACACAAATTGGCGAAGTTGCTGTAATCTTTGTTGGAGCTCTTTTAGTAGCTGGCATAGAAACTGTATGGCATGGTAAAGTTGCTCCTAGTTATTATAGAAATGTCCAAACATGGGATTACAAAGGTAGTGAGTTTGATATCAAATTTAAAAAAGGTGACACTATAGGCTGGTTCAACTACGGCTCAACTGTCATTATTCTAACACCAGGAGAAAAAGTGTCATTTAAATCTGATAAGAGTGATTTAGCTATACAAGTTAATCAAGATTTAGCTTTTATAGTTGAATAA
- the glmU gene encoding bifunctional UDP-N-acetylglucosamine diphosphorylase/glucosamine-1-phosphate N-acetyltransferase GlmU, translating to MSLSVVILAAGKGSRMNSNKPKVLQTLAGKPLIEHVVESVEKLNPDNIVVVTGHLKEQVENILDGRDIKFVYQEEQLGTGHAVLQTLPHLKSQKVLILYGDVPLISPEVLDNLVSTTHDYDLGVLTAFVENPKGLGRIVRDKFGSVSEIVEEKDANDVQRQIKEINTGIYCAHKNLLEKWLPNLEANNAQKEYYLTDIVTFAKNDRLSINVTHPIDEFEILGVNDRQQLADLERTWQRTIADRIMAKGVSIADPSRFDVRGDLEVGKDCWLDVNVIIKGDVKLGNNVVIGANCILKNCTIEDNVKIKANTMVDGSIIRKGAIVGPFARVRPDCDIKEEAVIGNFVETKKTVLGKGSKASHLTYLGDSEIGSNCNIGAGVITCNYDGVNKHKTVIEDYAFIGSDSQLVAPVSIGQGATVGAGSTIAKDVPADNLAISRARQRHINSWERPVKKTDK from the coding sequence ATGAGCTTATCAGTTGTAATTTTAGCGGCAGGTAAAGGTTCTAGAATGAACTCAAACAAACCGAAAGTTTTACAAACACTTGCAGGAAAACCTCTTATAGAGCATGTTGTTGAATCTGTTGAAAAATTAAATCCTGATAACATTGTTGTTGTAACAGGACATTTAAAAGAGCAGGTCGAAAATATATTAGATGGTAGAGATATAAAATTTGTATATCAAGAGGAACAGTTAGGAACAGGCCATGCTGTCTTACAAACATTACCACACTTAAAAAGTCAAAAAGTCTTAATATTATATGGAGATGTTCCTTTAATATCTCCAGAGGTCCTAGATAACCTTGTTTCTACGACTCATGACTATGATCTTGGAGTATTAACTGCTTTTGTTGAAAATCCAAAAGGCTTAGGAAGAATTGTGAGAGATAAATTCGGTTCGGTATCTGAGATTGTTGAAGAAAAAGATGCAAATGATGTGCAGCGCCAGATAAAAGAAATAAATACGGGTATTTATTGCGCACATAAAAATCTTTTAGAAAAATGGTTACCTAATTTAGAAGCTAATAATGCCCAAAAGGAATATTATTTAACTGATATTGTTACGTTTGCAAAGAATGATCGTTTATCTATAAACGTAACTCATCCTATTGATGAGTTTGAAATATTAGGTGTTAATGATAGGCAGCAGCTTGCAGATCTTGAGAGAACTTGGCAAAGAACTATAGCTGATAGAATTATGGCTAAAGGTGTTAGCATTGCTGATCCAAGTAGGTTTGATGTCAGAGGTGATTTGGAGGTTGGTAAAGACTGTTGGCTTGATGTTAATGTCATTATCAAAGGCGATGTGAAACTAGGTAATAATGTTGTTATTGGCGCAAATTGTATTTTAAAAAATTGTACCATTGAAGATAATGTTAAGATTAAAGCAAATACTATGGTGGACGGCTCTATTATAAGGAAAGGAGCTATTGTAGGTCCATTTGCTAGAGTTAGACCAGACTGTGATATAAAAGAAGAGGCTGTTATCGGTAATTTCGTTGAGACAAAGAAAACTGTTCTTGGTAAAGGTTCAAAGGCTTCTCATTTAACTTACCTTGGCGATAGTGAAATAGGGTCTAACTGTAATATAGGTGCTGGAGTTATTACTTGTAATTATGATGGTGTAAATAAACATAAAACGGTGATTGAGGACTATGCTTTTATTGGTTCTGACTCTCAACTAGTCGCTCCTGTGAGTATAGGCCAGGGTGCTACTGTTGGTGCTGGATCAACAATTGCAAAAGATGTTCCGGCTGATAACTTAGCAATATCGCGAGCTAGACAGCGTCATATTAATAGTTGGGAAAGACCTGTGAAAAAGACTGATAAATAG
- a CDS encoding transposase family protein: MQISYAILSKKARIFRKLTGLKLKHFNKILTDASKSLDEGFPRIGRKPKVDNHADRLLLVLIYYRCYMTQEFLGYLIGLDESNVNRLIRRVELLLVKEIHIKKDRSMTNQKVERLLIDATEQPIQRPKKLKRRKANYSGKKKSHTQKVEIAISEAGQIVNVSKVYPGSVHDITVRRKSDKLARDVDKYCDNGYQGIQNESTKVKLPYKKPKGGSLSIEQKNYNKWLSKIRIYVEHKIAEIKKFRILGETYRSFGKKANLRFNLVAGIVNLQNGF, from the coding sequence GTGCAAATAAGCTACGCAATATTGTCAAAGAAAGCCAGAATATTTAGAAAACTAACAGGTTTAAAACTAAAACATTTCAATAAAATCTTAACCGATGCCTCAAAATCCTTAGATGAAGGATTTCCAAGGATTGGCAGAAAGCCAAAAGTTGATAATCATGCAGATAGATTATTGTTAGTTTTAATATATTATCGTTGCTATATGACACAAGAATTTTTAGGCTACTTGATAGGATTAGATGAATCAAATGTAAATCGCCTAATTAGACGAGTAGAGTTACTACTAGTTAAAGAAATACATATAAAAAAAGATAGAAGCATGACTAATCAAAAAGTAGAAAGACTTTTAATAGATGCAACAGAACAGCCAATCCAGAGACCTAAGAAATTAAAACGAAGAAAGGCTAACTATTCAGGGAAGAAAAAAAGCCATACACAGAAAGTAGAAATAGCTATCAGTGAAGCAGGTCAAATAGTTAATGTTTCGAAGGTTTATCCAGGCAGTGTTCATGATATAACTGTTCGCAGAAAATCAGATAAATTAGCTCGTGATGTTGATAAATATTGTGACAATGGCTACCAAGGTATTCAAAATGAATCTACTAAAGTAAAACTCCCCTATAAAAAGCCCAAAGGAGGTTCTTTAAGTATAGAGCAGAAGAATTATAATAAATGGCTTAGTAAGATTAGGATTTATGTTGAGCATAAAATTGCAGAAATTAAAAAGTTTCGTATACTGGGTGAAACCTATAGAAGTTTTGGTAAAAAAGCTAATCTTAGGTTTAATTTAGTGGCTGGAATAGTTAATTTACAAAACGGATTCTAA
- a CDS encoding transcriptional regulator FevR, producing MANQYSGNFEQIVEDKFKCSAREMLLKCQREGLSYQDAEKVLGFKHVTIRKWAKRFDIKLPPRFRMNEDSADLNKEVAYVNECKSENLTRTNIFSRCWINMSLYSTIKAKS from the coding sequence ATGGCAAATCAATATTCGGGGAACTTTGAACAAATAGTTGAAGATAAATTTAAGTGTTCAGCACGAGAAATGCTATTGAAATGTCAAAGGGAAGGTTTAAGTTATCAAGATGCGGAAAAAGTCTTAGGCTTTAAGCATGTAACTATTAGGAAATGGGCAAAAAGATTTGATATTAAGTTACCTCCACGATTTAGAATGAATGAGGATAGTGCGGATCTTAATAAAGAAGTAGCTTATGTTAATGAGTGTAAGTCGGAAAATCTAACGAGAACAAATATATTTAGTCGCTGTTGGATAAATATGAGTCTTTATTCAACTATAAAAGCTAAATCTTGA
- a CDS encoding bifunctional nicotinamide-nucleotide adenylyltransferase/Nudix hydroxylase, with translation MYNISVFIGRFQPFHKGHLHNILVALSKSQKIIINVGSSFNAPNIKNPFSFEQRKQMIKEDLKASGVDLSRVMIEPLADFFYEEQKWEEALRRNVAKHVKQYQTVAIVGHMKDDSSYYLESFPEWGFIAVDNYKNYNATDFRLEFYKGSIKADYMCSEDPNVATYKFLSDFMKTQSYYDLVKENNYVIEHKKSWKPAPYKPILVTVDALVIVNDHILLIQRDGFPGKNLWALPGGFLDYTETVSQGIVRELFEETNIDLTIEQLAIAKRQEKVFDYPSRSVRGRTISHVGLFIFEKWPSLPKVKAADDAKNAKWLPIRSIINDMYDRMLEDHYQIITVLLENCCMNKV, from the coding sequence ATGTATAATATTTCAGTATTTATAGGTAGATTTCAGCCTTTTCATAAAGGACATTTACATAATATTTTAGTAGCTCTTTCAAAAAGTCAGAAGATAATAATAAATGTTGGTAGTTCTTTCAATGCGCCTAATATCAAAAATCCTTTTTCTTTTGAGCAAAGAAAGCAGATGATAAAAGAGGATTTAAAGGCTTCAGGGGTCGATTTATCTAGAGTTATGATAGAACCTTTAGCAGATTTCTTCTATGAAGAACAAAAGTGGGAAGAGGCTTTACGTAGAAATGTTGCTAAACATGTAAAACAGTATCAGACAGTTGCTATTGTTGGGCATATGAAAGATGACTCTAGTTACTATCTTGAAAGTTTTCCAGAATGGGGTTTTATTGCTGTTGATAATTATAAAAACTATAATGCAACAGATTTTAGGTTAGAGTTTTATAAAGGCTCTATTAAAGCTGATTACATGTGCAGTGAAGATCCTAATGTAGCTACGTATAAATTTCTTAGTGATTTTATGAAAACACAAAGCTATTATGATTTGGTAAAAGAAAATAATTATGTTATAGAGCACAAGAAATCATGGAAGCCTGCTCCATATAAACCAATTTTAGTAACAGTAGATGCTCTAGTCATAGTAAATGATCATATACTTTTGATTCAGAGAGATGGTTTTCCCGGTAAAAATCTTTGGGCATTGCCAGGAGGATTTTTAGATTATACTGAAACAGTATCTCAAGGAATTGTTAGAGAGTTATTTGAAGAAACAAATATTGATTTAACTATTGAGCAGTTAGCTATAGCAAAAAGGCAAGAAAAGGTCTTTGATTATCCTTCTCGATCTGTGCGAGGTAGAACAATTAGTCATGTGGGATTATTTATATTTGAAAAATGGCCAAGTTTACCTAAAGTAAAAGCAGCTGATGATGCAAAGAATGCTAAATGGCTACCTATAAGGTCAATTATTAATGATATGTATGATAGAATGCTAGAAGACCATTATCAAATTATAACAGTTTTATTAGAAAACTGTTGTATGAATAAAGTGTAG
- the lpdA gene encoding dihydrolipoyl dehydrogenase, with product MSDIKTQVVVLGSGPGGYSAAFRAADLGLEVVLVEKYENIGGVCLNVGCIPSKALLHIAKVINEARHLAADGIIEMGDMKINKDKVLKYKNDVVSKLTGGLKGMAQMRKVKIVQGYGKFTSDKELAVEAADGKVTKIAFDNCIIAAGSSVINLPFVPEDERIIDSTGALEMKEIPETMLVVGGGIIGLEMAQVYSELGTKITVVEFADQLMNGVDKDMVKAYEKMNKKYEVRLKTGVTAMEAKKDGIYVTMEGDHSAKDERYDRVLMSIGRKPNGKLIDAEKAGVKVDERGFIATDKQMRTNVPHIFAIGDIVGQPMLAHKAVPEGRTAAEVISGLNHSFDPLVIPSVAYTDPEVAWVGETETSAKAKGIKYEKGVFPWAASGRSLSIGRSEGMTKVLFDENHRIIGASIVGTNAGELISEAALAIEMGCDAEDIALTVHPHPTLSESLMMATEVFEGTATDLPPQKKKK from the coding sequence TTTAGAGCAGCTGACTTAGGATTAGAAGTTGTTTTAGTAGAGAAATATGAAAATATTGGTGGTGTATGTCTAAATGTTGGTTGTATTCCATCAAAAGCACTTCTTCATATTGCTAAAGTTATTAATGAAGCAAGACATTTAGCTGCTGATGGTATCATCGAAATGGGTGATATGAAAATCAATAAAGACAAAGTCCTTAAGTATAAGAATGATGTTGTAAGCAAGCTTACTGGTGGTTTAAAAGGTATGGCTCAGATGAGAAAAGTAAAAATCGTACAAGGTTACGGTAAATTTACATCTGATAAAGAGCTTGCTGTAGAAGCTGCTGATGGTAAGGTTACAAAAATCGCATTTGATAATTGTATTATTGCTGCTGGTTCTAGTGTAATTAATCTACCATTTGTTCCTGAAGATGAGAGAATTATCGACTCTACAGGTGCTCTTGAAATGAAAGAAATCCCTGAGACTATGCTTGTAGTTGGTGGTGGTATTATTGGTCTTGAGATGGCGCAAGTTTATTCTGAGCTTGGTACTAAGATTACTGTTGTTGAGTTTGCTGATCAGCTTATGAACGGTGTTGATAAAGACATGGTTAAAGCTTATGAGAAAATGAACAAGAAATATGAAGTTCGCCTAAAAACAGGTGTTACAGCTATGGAAGCTAAGAAAGATGGTATCTATGTAACAATGGAAGGTGATCATTCAGCTAAAGATGAGCGTTATGATAGAGTGCTTATGTCTATAGGTCGTAAACCAAACGGTAAATTAATCGATGCTGAAAAAGCAGGTGTTAAAGTTGATGAAAGAGGCTTTATCGCAACTGATAAGCAGATGCGCACAAATGTGCCACATATTTTTGCAATTGGAGATATTGTTGGTCAACCTATGCTTGCTCACAAAGCTGTACCTGAAGGAAGAACAGCTGCTGAAGTGATTTCAGGTTTAAACCATAGTTTCGATCCTTTAGTAATTCCTTCAGTTGCTTATACTGATCCAGAAGTTGCTTGGGTTGGTGAAACTGAGACTTCTGCGAAAGCTAAAGGTATCAAGTATGAGAAGGGTGTATTCCCATGGGCTGCTAGTGGTAGATCACTAAGTATTGGTAGATCAGAAGGTATGACTAAGGTTCTATTTGATGAAAATCATAGAATTATTGGTGCTTCTATTGTTGGTACTAACGCTGGTGAACTTATTTCTGAAGCAGCACTTGCTATTGAAATGGGTTGTGATGCTGAAGATATTGCTCTTACAGTTCATCCACATCCAACTCTTTCTGAGAGTTTAATGATGGCTACAGAAGTATTTGAAGGTACTGCAACAGATCTTCCTCCACAAAAAAAGAAAAAATAA